In Rutidosis leptorrhynchoides isolate AG116_Rl617_1_P2 chromosome 2, CSIRO_AGI_Rlap_v1, whole genome shotgun sequence, one genomic interval encodes:
- the LOC139888097 gene encoding uncharacterized protein At1g28695-like encodes MNQDELEAALEGASNANKTVIIAVMNKAYTEGEKSMFDIFLDGFWLGEDTRQLKDHLLIVAVDQTAFERCMFLRLHCYRLKSDEGQDYYASEKLFLTVDFIKMMWLRTGFLRDVLRRGYNFVFTDTDVVWLRNPFPYLSLYEDVDLQASVDGFSGDQWAENYGINTGFYMIRSNNKTISLFDEWYDRRNNSTGKKEQDVMNDLIFEGAFRRLGLKHRLLDTNYFSGFCQDSKDVTLVTTVHANCCGSIKNKVNDLTSILRDWKTINDMIIVNKTAEFEWSKHVGYQNSLATVSFPTFSCRS; translated from the exons ATGAATCAAGATGAGTTAGAAGCAGCTTTGGAAGGAGCTTCAAATGCGAACAAAACCGTGATCATAGCGGTTATGAACAAAGCTTACACTGAGGGGGAGAAATCAATGTTTGATATATTCTTAGACGGTTTTTGGTTAGGTGAAGATACACGCCAATTGAAGGACCATCTTTTGATAGTGGCAGTTGATCAAACTGCGTTTGAACGGTGTATGTTTCTTAGGTTACATTGTTATAGACTGAAATCTGATGAGGGCCAGGACTATTATGCTAGCGAAAAGCTTTTCTTGACAGTGGACTTCATAAAGATGATGTGGCTAAGAACGGGCTTTCTTCGGGATGTTCTTCGGCGTGGATACAACTTTGTTTTTACG GATACGGATGTGGTATGGTTAAGGAATCCATTTCCATATCTATCACTATATGAAGATGTTGACCTTCAAGCTAGTGTTGATGGCTTTAGCGGCGATCAGTGGGCGGAAAATTATGGGATCAACACTGGTTTCTATATGATTAGATCGAATAACAAGACGATTTCTTTATTTGATGAATGGTACGATAGAAGAAACAACTCAACCGGGAAAAAGGAACAAGATGTTATGAATGATTTGATATTTGAAGGTGCTTTTAGAAGGTTGGGACTAAAACATAGGTTGTTGGACACCAATTATTTCAGTGGATTTTGTCAAGATAGTAAAGATGTAACCCTTGTTACAACCGTTCATGCCAATTGTTGTGGTAGCATCAAAAATAAAGTCAATGATTTGACTAGTATTCTTCGTGATTGGAAGACGATTAATGATATGATAATCGTGAACAAAACAGCGGAGTTTGAATGGTCGAAGCATGTAGGTTATCAAAATTCACTCGCTACAGTGTCATTTCCAACTTTTTCCTGTAGATCTTAG
- the LOC139888098 gene encoding uncharacterized protein, which produces MAKWAVELGEHEINFSSRSAVKGQILADYLAELPADAEASAEHQDPPAPTLSPWELYTDGACSASGAGAGIILTGPDGEEHTYALRFNFAVTNNEAEYEALLAGMRIAHRLNVKILHAYVDSKLVCSQVSGDFEAHDIAMQQYLSLVHNLADQFEAFQISHVMRLTAQTITNTN; this is translated from the exons atggctaagtgggcagttgaattaggtgaacatgaaataaatttctcttcgcgcagtgcggttaagggtcaaatacttgctgattacctagcagaattacctgcggatgccgaggcgtcagcagaacatcaggatccacctgcaccaacattgtcaccatgggaattgtacaccgatggtgcgtgcagcgcatctggtgcaggtgcgggtataattttaacaggcccagatggcgaagagcatacatacgcactgcggtttaattttgctgttacgaacaacgaagcagagtatgaggctctgttagcaggtatgcgcattgcgcataggttaaatgttaaaattttgcacgcatatgtggattcaaagctagtatgcagtcaggtcagcggagatttcgaagcgcatgacatagccatgcagcaatatctatcgcttgttcacaacctcgctgaccaatttgaagcttttcaaatctcccacgtaatgc gacttacggcgcaaaccatCACAAACACAAACTAA